From the genome of Papaver somniferum cultivar HN1 chromosome 2, ASM357369v1, whole genome shotgun sequence, one region includes:
- the LOC113346829 gene encoding coiled-coil domain-containing protein 115, whose product MEEEQKRSESSENGERKEEQEKEEKLLRLLDSTDDYLTLCDSLSSTLRQGWFELASARHSMGTSRVTSTLFDHKLHPAATTLRVARVHDESPSTDPMLEQPHFTLLKWASSHDEMSSPSAKQMDGDELDRKSNSPQLRRRGTTQVSEADKEQLASNMSSLSVDDQVEKERSKSLSVFGTLVSPKLRSAQVSFETALETLVKVANMRSLLLSTYAEVKNDVNSTKE is encoded by the exons ATGGAAGAAGAACAGAAGAGAAGTGAAAGCTCTGAGAATGGAGAAAGGAAAGAAgaacaagagaaagaagaaaaacttttGAGATTACTGGATTCAACAGATGACTATCTTACTTTATGTGATTCCCTCTCGTCAACTCTTCGCCAG GGATGGTTCGAGCTAGCCAGTGCACGGCACTCAATGGGTACTTCACGTGTTACTAGTACGTTATTTGATCACAAGTTGCATCCTGCTGCCACCACGTTGCGGGTGGCCCGAGTTCACGACGAGTCTCCTTCAACAG ATCCCATGTTGGAGCAACCACATTTTACACTATTGAAATGGGCAAGTTCTCACGACGAAATGAGTTCTCCAAGTGCTAAACAAATGGATGGAGATGAGTTGGATAGGAAGTCAAACAGTCCACAACTACGACGACGAGGCACAACCCAAGTTTCTG AAGCTGACAAGGAACAACTGGCAAGTAATATGTCTTCTCTTAGTGTTGATGATCAA GTTGAGAAGGAGCGGTCCAAATCATTATCAGTTTTTGGTACTTTGGTTTCTCCCAAACTCCGATCTGCTCAGGTTTCCTTCGAGACAG CACTTGAGACACTTGTAAAAGTAGCAAACATGCGGTCTTTACTTTTATCCACTTATGCTGAAGTCAAGAATGATGTAAACAGTACCAAAGAGTGA